From the Prunus dulcis chromosome 4, ALMONDv2, whole genome shotgun sequence genome, one window contains:
- the LOC117623795 gene encoding putative serine/threonine-protein kinase, translated as MGCSCFGTLVADRKRRSGHFGHDLDGNLLENIKTFSYNELRLATDDFHSSNKIGRGGFGTVYKGTLKSGKQVAVKTLSARSKQGVREFLNEIIAISNVRHPNLVELIGCCVEGADRVLVYEYAENNSLDRALLGSKSKNIILNWEKRSAICLGTARGLMFLHEELMPHIVHRDIKASNILLDRDFNPKIGDFGLAKLFPDNITHISTRIAGTTGYLAPEYALGGQLTKKADVYSFGVLVLEIVSGRSSAKENWEGTEKFLLEWAWQLHEEGRLLELVDPEMGEFPEEELLRYMKVAFFCTQAAASRRPMMSVVVEMLSRNIRINEKQLTAPGFFNNSGSLSGPSSSKKSSADTTSYQMSSVPDTITQVAPR; from the exons ATGGGTTGTAGCTGCTTTGGTACTTTAGTTGCTGACAGGAAAAGAAGGTCTGGTCACTTTGGCCATGATCTTGATG GAAATTTGctggaaaatattaaaactttCTCCTACAATGAATTAAGATTGGCGACCGATGATTTCCATTCCAGTAATAAGATAGGGCGGGGAGGTTTTGGAACTGTTTACAAG GGAACCCTGAAAAGTGGAAAGCAAGTTGCTGTGAAGACACTTTCCGCTCGGTCGAAGCAGGGAGTCCGTGAATTCTTAAATGAGATTATTGCTATATCAAATGTCAGGCATCCAAACCTTGTTGAGTTGATTGGGTGCTGTGTTGAAGGAGCGGATCGGGTTTTGGTCTATGAATATGCTGAGAATAACAGCCTTGATCGTGCATTGTTAG GTTCAAAGAGTAAAAACATCATACTCAATTGGGAAAAAAGATCAGCCATTTGCTTGGGTACTGCTAGGGGTCTTATGTTTCTTCATGAGGAACTGATGCCACATATTGTCCATAGAGATATCAAGGCTAGTAATATACTTCTAGACAGAGATTTTAACCCCAAAATTGGAGACTTTGGGTTGGCTAAACTCTTCCCTGATAACATCACTCATATTAGCACAAGGATTGCAGGAACAAC TGGTTATTTAGCACCAGAATACGCTCTGGGAGGTCAGTTAACCAAGAAGGCTGATGTTTACAGTTTCGGTGTTCTTGTTCTTGAAATAGTTAGTGGCAGAAGCAGTGCCAAGGAAAACTGGGAAGGGACAGAAAAGTTTCTCCTCGAATGG GCATGGCAGCTCCATGAAGAAGGGAGACTATTGGAGCTTGTCGACCCAGAGATGGGGGAATTTCCTGAGGAAGAACTCCTTAGGTACATGAAGGTTGCATTTTTCTGCACCCAAGCAGCAGCAAGCCGAAGGCCAATGATGAGTGTGGTTGTTGAGATGCTCTCAAGGAACATCAGAATCAATGAGAAGCAACTTACAGCCCCAGGTTTCTTCAACAATTCAGGGAGCCTCAGCGGACCTTCttcaagtaaaaaatcatctgCCGACACAACTAGCTATCAGATGAGTTCTGTCCCTGACACTATAACTCAAGTAGCACCTCGctga